One genomic window of Fusarium fujikuroi IMI 58289 draft genome, chromosome FFUJ_chr01 includes the following:
- a CDS encoding probable protein disulfide-isomerase precursor: protein MHHKKIACSFMAALAAYASAADSDVHQLTKDTFEEFVKSNNLVLAEFFAPWCGHCKALASEYEEAATTLKEKNIKLAKIDCTEESDLCKDQGVEGYPTLKVFRGLDNVTPYSGQRKAAGITSYMIKQSLPAVSILTKDTLEEFKTADKVVVVAYLNADDKSSNETFSKLAEGLRDTYLFGGVNDAAVAEAEGVKAPALVVYKSFDEGKNTFTEKFEEDAIASFITTSATPLIGEVGPETYSSYMSAGIPLAYIFSETPEERKELGDALKPIAEKFKGKINFATIDAKAFGAHAGNLNLKADKFPSFAIQEVVKNQKFPFDQEKEITHDNIAKFVEDFAAGKIEPSIKSEPIPETQEGPVTVVVAKSYNDIVLDDTKDVLIEFYAPWCGHCKALASKYDDLASQFAASEFKDKVVIAKVDATLNDVPDEIQGFPTIKLYAAGAKDAPVTYQGSRTVEDLANFIKENGKYKAELPVKEEGTEEAAPAASEEKKDAEEEDVHDEL, encoded by the exons ATGCACCACAAGAAGATCGCCTGCAGCTTCATGGCTGCTCTGGCTGCCTATGCCTCTGCTGCCGACTCAGATGTTCACCAGCTGACCAAGGACACCTTCGAGGAGTTTGTCAAGTCCAACAATCTCGTCCTCGCTGAGT TCTTTGCTCCCTGGTGCGGTCACTGCAAAGCCCTCGCCTCCGAGTACGAGGAGGCCGCCACAactctcaaggagaagaacatcaagctcgccaagatTGACTGCACTGAGGAGTCCGACCTCTGCAAAGATCAGGGCGTCGAAGGTTACCCCACACTCAAGGTCTTCCGTGGCCTTGACAATGTCACTCCCTACTCTGGCCAGCGCAAGGCTGCTGG TATCACTTCCTACATGATCAAGCAGTCCCTTCCGGCTGTCTCCATTCTCACAAAGGACACCCTCGAGGAGTTCAAGACCGCCGACAAGGTTGTCGTCGTCGCCTACCTCAACGCCGACGATAAGAGCTCCAACGAGACCTTCTCCAAGCTAGCCGAGGGTCTCCGTGATACCTACCTCTTCGGTGGCGTCAACGACGCTGCTGTTGCCGAGGCTGAGGGCGTCAAGGCCCCCGCCCTGGTTGTCTACAAGTCTTTCGATGAGGGCAAGAACACCTTCACCGAGAAGTTCGAGGAGGATGCCATTGCCTCTTTCATTACCACCTCTGCCACCCCTCTCATTGGCGAGGTCGGCCCTGAGACCTACTCCAGCTACATGTCCGCTGGCATTCCTCTCGCGTACATCTTCTCCGAGACTCCTGAGGAGCgcaaggagcttggtgatgCCCTCAAGCCCATCGCTGAGAAGTTCAAGGGCAAGATCAACTTCGCCACAATTGACGCCAAGGCCTTCGGCGCTCACGCTGGTAACCTGAACCTCAAGGCTGACAAGTTCCCCTCTTTCGCCATCCAGGAGGTTGTCAAGAACCAGAAGTTCCCCTTCGaccaggagaaggagatcacACATGATAACATTGCCAAGTTCGTTGAGGACTTCGCCGCTGGCAAGATTGAGCCCAGCATCAAGTCTGAGCCCATTCCTGAGACCCAGGAGGGCCCCGTCACTGTTGTCGTTGCCAAGAGCTACAACGACATTGTCCTCGATGACACCAAGGATGTCCTGATTGAGTTCTACGCTCCTTGGTGCGGTCACTGCAAGGCTCTCGCCTCCAAGTACGATGACCTTGCTTCTCAGTTCGCCGCTTCCGagttcaaggacaaggttgtcATCGCCAAGGTTGATGCTACCCTCAACGATGTCCCCGACGAGATCCAGGGTTTCCCCACCATCAAGCTCTACGCCGCTGGTGCTAAGGACGCCCCCGTCACCTACCAGGGCTCTCGCACCGTCGAGGACCtcgccaacttcatcaaggagAACGGCAAGTACAAGGCCGAGCTCCCCGTCAAGGAGGAGGGCACTGAGGAGGCTGCCCCCGCCGCtagtgaggagaagaaggatgccgaggaggaggatgtccATGATGAGCTGTAA